One window of Streptomyces sp. NBC_00273 genomic DNA carries:
- a CDS encoding DMT family transporter, whose translation MNAALLAAALLVGCLLAVQASVNLQLNKAVGTPYGASTVQLGVAAGLLVVLAAVTGSLGALGKLPGVEWWHLLGGLASPLYITSGILLFPRLGALASVGLFVTGQMFSSLVLDLGGFLGLEKKGLSPGIALGALAVLAGIIVIIRGQRATAPPGAPTMSGPGRIGWIALGIVAGGVLPVQGAVNAELRHGLGAPITVAAFSFTVATLTISVVLLVLRLTGKTPKPQLAPLKAMPWWGWLGGACAAGYVTGTFLLIPEIGAAVTVGLTVTGQQLTSALIDHRGMFRLPTRVLSVPRLTGLGLLLAGSLAIQLV comes from the coding sequence ATGAACGCTGCGCTGCTCGCGGCAGCCCTCCTGGTTGGGTGCCTCCTGGCCGTCCAGGCGTCGGTCAACCTGCAACTGAACAAGGCCGTGGGAACCCCCTACGGCGCCTCCACGGTGCAACTGGGCGTGGCCGCCGGACTCCTGGTGGTCCTGGCGGCAGTGACCGGGTCGCTCGGCGCACTCGGGAAGCTCCCCGGCGTCGAGTGGTGGCATCTACTGGGCGGCCTGGCCAGCCCCCTCTACATCACGAGCGGCATCCTGCTCTTCCCCCGGCTGGGAGCCCTGGCCTCGGTCGGGTTGTTCGTCACGGGGCAGATGTTCTCCTCCTTGGTCCTCGACCTGGGCGGCTTCCTCGGGCTGGAGAAGAAGGGCCTGAGCCCGGGCATCGCGCTCGGCGCCCTCGCGGTCCTCGCGGGCATCATCGTGATCATCCGGGGGCAGCGGGCGACCGCCCCGCCCGGAGCCCCGACGATGTCGGGCCCTGGCCGGATCGGATGGATCGCCCTCGGCATCGTCGCCGGCGGTGTGCTCCCGGTTCAGGGCGCGGTCAACGCCGAGCTCCGGCATGGTCTGGGCGCCCCGATCACGGTGGCAGCCTTCAGCTTCACGGTGGCCACGCTCACCATCTCCGTCGTCCTGCTGGTGCTGCGCCTGACCGGCAAGACCCCCAAGCCGCAGTTGGCCCCGCTGAAGGCGATGCCCTGGTGGGGCTGGCTCGGCGGAGCGTGCGCCGCGGGCTACGTCACCGGAACGTTCCTGCTGATCCCCGAGATCGGCGCCGCGGTGACCGTCGGGCTGACCGTGACCGGCCAGCAGCTGACCTCCGCCCTGATCGACCACCGGGGCATGTTCCGGCTGCCGACCCGGGTGCTGAGCGTGCCGCGTCTGACGGGACTCGGCCTGCTGCTCGCCGGATCGCTGGCCATCCAACTCGTCTGA
- a CDS encoding MBL fold metallo-hydrolase, with product METYAVGPELHALPSALPIPDSGLQPVNAYLLRGEQPMLVDTGMPVDRDAFEEALWSLVDPADLRWIAITHDDRDHTGSLARILDRAPGAKVVTNGISLTRLSEEFEIPRERVVTVNSGSRISIGDRTVSFHRPPTFDSPGTLAVFDHGAGTLFSSDSFGTVVPETVQHVGDADVKEFFEGFDVLNRAIAPWTALVDAEKFRRTVQAVSSLSPARLLSAHGPTVEGRMVTSLMEAMARIPFLPAWLPGADVDLEAALDAHGARAAP from the coding sequence GTGGAGACCTACGCCGTAGGGCCCGAACTGCACGCCCTGCCCTCTGCACTGCCGATACCCGACTCGGGCCTGCAACCGGTCAACGCCTACCTGCTGCGCGGTGAGCAGCCGATGCTGGTGGACACGGGCATGCCCGTGGACCGGGACGCGTTCGAAGAGGCCCTGTGGTCCCTGGTGGACCCCGCCGACCTGCGGTGGATCGCCATCACCCATGACGACCGGGACCACACCGGGAGCCTGGCGCGGATACTCGACCGCGCTCCCGGCGCCAAGGTCGTCACGAACGGGATATCGCTCACCCGGCTGTCCGAGGAGTTCGAGATCCCGCGTGAGCGGGTGGTGACGGTGAACTCCGGGAGCCGGATATCGATCGGTGACCGGACTGTCAGCTTCCACCGGCCGCCCACGTTCGACTCGCCGGGCACGCTCGCGGTGTTCGACCACGGGGCCGGCACGCTTTTCAGCTCGGACAGTTTCGGCACCGTCGTACCTGAAACCGTGCAGCACGTCGGTGACGCCGACGTGAAGGAATTCTTCGAGGGCTTCGACGTCCTGAACCGGGCGATCGCCCCGTGGACGGCCCTCGTCGACGCGGAGAAGTTCCGCCGCACCGTCCAGGCGGTGTCCTCCCTCTCCCCCGCCCGGCTGCTGTCCGCCCACGGGCCGACGGTGGAGGGCCGGATGGTCACCTCCCTGATGGAGGCCATGGCCCGCATCCCGTTCCTGCCGGCATGGCTCCCGGGCGCGGACGTCGACCTCGAAGCCGCCTTGGACGCGCACGGCGCCCGAGCCGCCCCCTGA